A window of Candidatus Deferrimicrobium sp. genomic DNA:
CGAGGGCGTCCATGCCGAACGCCCCGTGGCGCGCACCGCGGAGAGCGCCGCGGAAGAAGGGGGCGCCCGAGTAGAAGATCACGGGAGTGGAGAGCAGGAAACAGAGTCCCCGGAAAAGGCTTTCGTACCGCGCGTCGATCCCCTGGAAGTAGCCGGCGTAGAGCCCCGCGGTGAAGAGCATCACCTGCATCGAGAGGAACGCCGCGGTCCCGAAGCGCAGCAGCAGATCCGACGTTTCCCGTCGAAGGGCGTCCCCGGCGGGGAGGGATTCGGGAGGGTACGGCGTGTACCCGAGGGCGCGGATCGCCAGGACGACGTCTCCGATCCCGGTTTCCGACGGATCCCAGGAGACCCGCGCCCTGCCGGTGGCGAAATTGACGCGCGTGGACAGAATGCCGGGCCGCCCCCCGAGATACCGCTCGATGAGCCATGCGCAGGAGGCGCACCGGATCCCGGAGATGACAAGATCCGCCTCGGCATGCCGGCCCGAGGAGCGGACGGCCCCGTCGAACGCGTCCAGCGGAACCCGGGCGATCTCCGGGGGGCCGGGGGTCCACCCGCGGCGTCGGGCGTAGAAGCCGGTCAACCCTTCGGACCGCAGGAGGCCGTGGATCGCCCGGCACCCGGGGCAGCAGAAGACCGTCTCCCTCCCGTCGACCGTCTCCCGGGTCGCGGACGCCTCAGGCACCTCGAGGAGACAGTGCGCGCAGACCGCCATGGCCGGGCCCCCGTTCAACGGAGAAACGCGCGCGCGGCGAACAGCAGCCCGGTGGCGACGAGGAGGGCGGCGGCGACCTTCGCCAGCGCCCCGCGCAGGCGCGGCCCCGCCGCCGCGACCGC
This region includes:
- a CDS encoding heavy metal translocating P-type ATPase metal-binding domain-containing protein is translated as MAVCAHCLLEVPEASATRETVDGRETVFCCPGCRAIHGLLRSEGLTGFYARRRGWTPGPPEIARVPLDAFDGAVRSSGRHAEADLVISGIRCASCAWLIERYLGGRPGILSTRVNFATGRARVSWDPSETGIGDVVLAIRALGYTPYPPESLPAGDALRRETSDLLLRFGTAAFLSMQVMLFTAGLYAGYFQGIDARYESLFRGLCFLLSTPVIFYSGAPFFRGALRGARHGAFGMDALVFLGAFSAYGYSTASLFLGGDVYFDTATMILTLILLGRYIEVGARARAAEGISRLVRLAPVTARKAVPGGGTADVPVASLSAEDHVEVVPGERMPVDGVVVEGASEAEKGSSASAFPPERKPGGSAEEIHSPISPI